One genomic window of Carassius auratus strain Wakin chromosome 14, ASM336829v1, whole genome shotgun sequence includes the following:
- the LOC113114357 gene encoding protocadherin Fat 4-like, producing MVLVGDVNDNIPSFSSMSFHTTIPEDAATGTDVLLLNSSDADVGFNGVISYSLSGGDGQFSINPATGLIITSSLLDREARASYQLLVVASDGGQPTPLSSSATVSVVVADINDNPPRFHHHPYVTHIPASTSTGSLVFAVTVTDEDTGSNAQLHYSLTGRNSEKFRIDPIRGAITANEKLTGSSEVTFTVHVKDGGTNPKTDSTTVTVRFVTGGDFPHIRIKEKAFTFPENQPTNTVVTKVTGSSPRAGSLSFYIANGNLDNAFHIDQLSGELSIKKPLDYENIEKYVLWIEARDQGFPPYSAYEKLEIAVLDVNDNHPTFEQEPFHAEILENLPPQRVLIVSAFDQDSGPNGQLEYAIIEGNKENSFSINRATGEIRTTRPLDREKVSQYALRVKATDRGSPPKSTAVKVLISVLDVNDNAPRFSKIFSATVPENAPVGFTVTQVTTTDEDTGANAISRYSISDASLPFIIHPSTGDITISRPLNREDTNHYIAKVSAHDSGWTVSTDVTIFVTDVNDNTPRFSKPSYYLDYPELTEVGSIVTQVSATDPDEGFNGKIFYFIRSQTEYFRINSSSGEIFIKQQLRYQNSSGHSNINVNRHSFIVTASDRGIKPLMSETTVIINVVDSNDNPPKFESSFYFTPVTKSVKVGTRLLKVTAHDHKDFGLNSEIEYAVSGGNSSSKFRLDKQTGLVTVASSLTADTNKVYLLEITASDRGNPPLSAKTTVKIAVTEENHHTPEFSQNQVTVTVSEGLTVGTAIRTLSARDKDKDKQMNGLVVYNISSGNDDGLFSIHSQTGVLSLAKLLDYETKQKHELRVSATDGGWIAKTSYVTVNVLVTDVNDNPPLFDPVEYFPVVQENVPSGTTVVKMNATDKDSGPNALMAYIIQSSDSDLFIIDPNTGIITTQGFLDYEAKQVYHLTVKAFNVPDEERCSFANVNIQLKGANEYVPRFVSKQYYFEVSEAAPKGTVIGEVFASDRDLGEDGKVYYLIFGRSRKRGFNINKKTGQIYVSGPLDREKEEKISLKVLAKNSGSIRGADIDEVLVNITILDANDPPVFTQELYDVQVNEGLSPGSLVTFVSAEDSDSVPSWSRFTYAITANYEKGTFTINPQTGQVSVASELDRETVPVYNLTVLAVDSGSPAATGSAILIVTLEDINDNGPTLETKSGEVMENQRAGTSVMTLSSSDPDLAPNQGPFSYSLVSTGAASSYFTLSPTGELTTSREIDREKISDFYLPVIIKDSGIPQMSSTGTVHIKVNDQNDNPSESRSAEIYVHYFGNMFPGGSLGVVKPQDPDIQDTFHCSLTPPVAVLFSIPTGTCDLRSNSRSTDGTFDLSVRSSDGVHDAVNSHVRVFFIGFNNATVENSILIRVVSQSTSDFLTNHYLSFLRIANSQLAGLGTGVQIYGVFELNNSTFLMAAVKRGHGQYVNPSGVATFFQSIKEILHRQNGVKIDSVDYDPCSHNPCQNGGSCKRRLGVGPDMKTEESVPVILVSNRPLQPYACNCRPGYAGALCETDIDECQPTPCHNGGTCQNLVGGFSCSCPEGFTGMACERDINECLSNPCQNGALCQNYPGGFNCLCKSGFAGKACETIINYCECNPCFNGGSCQNRVEGYYCHCPFGVFGKHCELNSYGFEELSFMEFPSLDPNNNYIYIKFATLKENALLLYNHDNQTGDKAEFLALEILEGRMRFSFNLGSGTYKLMTTIRISDGQFHTVIARRAGMAASLTVDLCGEEQEPGYCAVSNVAVHTDWILDVQPNRLSVGGVRSIEALLHRRGQVATHDFVGCIMEFAVNGRPLEPSQALASHGILDRCPRLEGVCVAEPCRHGGTCLDMWSSQQCQCMEGFTGHTCEKYITADTALSLDGSGRLDYGLSQTRKRDVLLARALQDPGRPIPEYSSLELKFRTRSGSGTLLHAQESSNYTTIRLKNGLLQYVSDAGVAGKVERIVGDVVLSDGQWHTLLLQRNGSSTVLRIDESSSKVILHNTQDFGGIDVHTLSLGGVPARPTQQKLIPGFDGCYAYVKYNGEMLPFSGEHRTVSISKTDPSVKIGCRGPNLCESSPCWDGLMCVNQWYTYQCVPPGDCTSNPCQHGGSCVPGARGGFTCACEESYTGRVCESLVACLGVRCPQGNECKLGANGGFICSPSPTTEEMVLPIWAVPAIVGSCATVLALVVLSLILCNHCKGRKNTKVPKDEKKTKEKKKKKKKKGSENVAFDDPDNIPPYADDMTVRKQPEGNPKPDIIERENPYLIYDETDIPHNNETIPSAPCAPCAGPEADMEHYDIDNASSIAPSDADIIQHYKHFRSHTPKFSIQRHSPLGFARQSPLPLGATSYTYQPTYTQGLRSTPLSHSACPTPNPLSRHSPAPFNKPPSFYRNTPTRELNLARREGSPLDFHGDVCQPGMFNYATRLGRRSKSPQTMAGHGSRPGSRLKQPIEQIPLESGPPVGLSIEEVERLNTPRPRNPSICSADHGRSSSEEDCRRPLSRVRNPADGIPAPESSSESDSHDSFTCSEMEYDREKPVSYSSRMPKLSQVNESDADDEDHGGRMRQRRYSSRRAEGGPASGHNTLSEYQHHTLPHKLGQGSNNFNWDNLLNWGPGFTHYVDVFKDLALLPENSAAKDIEMKSGDGSITILNEGETEQYV from the exons ATGGTGCTGGTTGGTGATGTGAATGATAATATTCCATCATTCAGCTCAATGTCTTTCCACACAACTATTCCTGAAGATGCAGCCACCGGAACAGACGTCCTGTTGCTCAACAGCTCAGATGCTGATGTAGGATTCAATGGCGTGATAAG TTACAGTCTCAGTGGCGGGGACGGTCAATTCTCCATCAACCCAGCCACAGGTCTGATCATCACCAGCTCCTTGCTGGATCGAGAGGCAAGGGCGAGTTACCAGCTGCTGGTGGTGGCATCAGATGGTGGACAGCCCACACCGCTATCCAGCTCTGCCACAGTGTCTGTGGTTGTGGCCGACATCAATGATAACCCTCCACGGTTTCACCATCATCCATATGTTACACACATACCTGCTTCTACTTCCACAG GCTCACTGGTCTTTGCGGTCACAGTAACAGATGAAGACACTGGTTCAAATGCTCAACTTCACTATTCGCTCACTGGACGCAATTCAGAAAAGTTTAGGATAGACCCCATCAGAGGTGCCATTACTGCAAATGAAAAACTCACAGGGAGTTCAGAGGTCACCTTCACGGTCCATGTAAAAGATGGAGGCACCAACCCTAAAACAGACAGCACAACTGTTACAGTTCGCTTTGTTACTGGAGGAGACTTTCCCCATATTAGAATCAAGGAGAAAGCCTTCACCTTCCCAGAAAACCAACCCACAAACACTGTTGTGACTAAGGTGACCGGATCTTCACCCAGGGCAGGTTCTTTGTCATTCTACATTGCAAACGGAAACCTGGACAATGCATTCCACATAGATCAACTTTCAGGAGAGCTGTCTATCAAAAAGCCTCTGGACTATGAGAATATTGAGAAGTATGTCTTGTGGATAGAGGCCAGAGACCAAGGCTTTCCCCCTTATTCAGCCTATGAGAAATTAGAGATCGCAGTTCTGGACGTTAACGACAACCATCCTACTTTTGAACAAGAACCTTTTCACGCTGAGATTTTAGAAAACCTCCCACCCCAACGTGTGCTGATAGTATCAGCATTTGACCAGGACAGTGGACCAAACGGGCAACTGGAATATGCCATAATTGAAGGCAACAAAGAAAACAGCTTCAGCATCAACAGGGCAACTGGTGAAATCCGCACAACACGACCACTGGATCGAGAGAAGGTCTCTCAGTATGCTTTGAGAGTAAAGGCGACGGATAGAGGCAGCCCTCCTAAAAGCACGGCAGTCAAAGTCTTGATCAGTGTGCTGGATGTTAATGATAATGCTCCCAGATTCTCTAAAATCTTCAGTGCCACTGTACCTGAAAATGCACCAGTGGGCTTCACTGTGACTCAAGTAACCACCACCGATGAAGACACAGGAGCTAACGCTATAAGCCGATACTCCATTAGCGATGCAAGTCTTCCCTTCATTATCCACCCCAGCACAGGAGACATCACCATCAGTAGACCTCTAAACAGAGAGGACACAAACCACTACATTGCCAAAGTCTCAGCACATGATTCCGGATGGACTGTTAGCACAGATGTCACAATATTTGTGACAGATGTGAATGATAACACTCCGAGATTTAGCAAGCCGTCATATTACCTGGACTATCCTGAGCTGACAGAGGTCGGATCCATCGTGACTCAAGTCTCTGCCACAGATCCTGACGAGGGTTTCAatggaaaaatattttactttatcaGATCTCAAACAGAGTACTTCCGAATCAACTCCAGTTCTGGTGAGATTTTCATTAAACAGCAGCTCAGGTATCAAAACTCCAGTGGCCACAGTAACATCAATGTAAACCGTCATAGTTTCATCGTCACCGCTTCAGACCGAGGCATCAAGCCACTCATGAGCGAAACCACAGTTATCATAAATGTAGTTGACAGCAATGATAACCCACCCAAATTTGAATCTTCCTTTTACTTTACCCCTGTCACTAAAAGCGTAAAAGTTGGCACCAGACTCCTCAAAGTCACAGCCCATGATCACAAGGACTTTGGCCTGAACTCTGAAATAGAGTATGCGGTATCTGGAGGCAACAGTTCCAGCAAGTTCCGCTTGGATAAACAAACTGGATTGGTCACAGTTGCGTCCTCACTCACAGCAGACACAAATAAAGTTTACCTGCTTGAAATAACAGCAAGTGACAGAGGGAACCCACCTCTGTCCGCTAAGACAACAGTCAAAATAGCTGTTACAGAAGAGAACCATCATACTCCAGAGTTTTCACAGAACCAAGTAACAGTCACTGTGTCTGAAGGTCTGACTGTCGGCACAGCCATCCGCACACTTTCAGCACGAGATAAGGACAAGGACAAACAAATGAATGGCCTGGTTGTGTACAACATCTCCTCAGGTAATGACGATGGCTTGTTTTCAATTCACAGTCAAACAGGCGTTTTATCCCTAGCAAAGCTGCTGGATTATGAGACAAAGCAGAAGCATGAACTCAGAGTTTCTGCAACAGATGGAGGGTGGATTGCCAAGACAAGCTATGTTACAGTTAATGTCCTAGTGACTGATGTAAATGATAACCCTCCTCTGTTCGACCCCGTGGAATACTTCCCTGTCGTACAGGAAAATGTCCCCAGTGGCACcactgtggtaaaaatgaatgcaACTGATAAAGACTCAGGGCCAAATGCCCTGATGGCATACATCATTCAGTCATCAGACAGTGACTTGTTCATAATTGATCCCAACACAGGAATCATCACCACACAAGGTTTCCTAGACTATGAAGCTAAACAGGTGTATCACCTGACCGTCAAAGCCTTTAATGTTCCAGATGAAGAACGTTGCAGCTTTGCAAATGTTAATATTCAGCTAAAAGGTGCTAATGAATATGTCCCTCGTTTTGTGTCAAAGCAGTACTACTTTGAGGTTTCAGAGGCAGCACCTAAAGGCACAGTCATTGGAGAGGTGTTTGCGAGCGACAGAGACTTGGGAGAAGATGGCAAAGTGTATTACTTGATTTTTGGAAGAAGCAGAAAAAGgggttttaacattaataaaaagacaGGTCAAATCTATGTCTCAGGACCGCTTGACcgtgaaaaagaagaaaagatttCTCTTAAAGTCTTAGCTAAGAATTCAGGAAGCATAAGAGGGGCAGATATTGATGAGGTGCTTGTAAACATCACAATTCTGGATGCCAACGATCCCCCTGTATTCACCCAGGAGCTCTATGATGTTCAGGTGAATGAAGGACTATCCCCTGGAAGTCTGGTTACATTCGTCAGTGCTGAGGATTCAGATTCTGTCCCTAGCTGGAGCAGATTCACCTATGCCATCACTGCCAATTATGAAAAAGGTACCTTCACCATCAACCCTCAGACAGGACAGGTGTCTGTGGCTTCAGAACTGGACCGGGAAACTGTCCCTGTGTACAACCTCACTGTCCTAGCAGTTGACTCTGGTTCTCCAGCTGCCACCGGCAGTGCCATTTTAATTGTGACCCTGGAGGATATTAATGATAATGGACCAACTTTGGAGACTAAAAGTGGGGAAGTGATGGAGAACCAGAGAGCAGGAACATCCGTGATGACGCTCAGTTCAAGTGATCCAGATCTTGCACCAAATCAAGGACCATTCTCCTATAGCCTCGTTAGCACTGGAGCAGCATCCAGCTACTTCACACTCAGTCCAACTGGAGAGCTGACCACCAGCCGGGAGATAGACCGAGAGAAGATAAGTGATTTCTACCTCCCTGTGATAATCAAAGACTCTGGTATTCCTCAGATGTCCTCGACAGGAACTGTCCACATCAAAGTCAATGATCAGAATGATAATCCCTCAGAGTCTCGCTCCGCAGAAATCTATGTGCATTATTTTGGAAATATGTTCCCTGGAGGATCACTGGGGGTGGTAAAGCCACAGGATCCAGATATACAAGACACATTCCACTGTTCTCTGACTCCACCAGTGGCTGTCCTCTTCAGCATTCCCACAGGAACCTGTGACCTCCGCTCAAACAGTCGCTCCACAGATGGCACATTTGATTTATCGGTGCGTAGCAGCGATGGTGTCCACGACGCTGTCAACAGCCATGTCCGTGTTTTCTTTATTGGATTCAATAATGCCACAGTGGAAAACAGCATCCTGATACGAGTCGTCTCCCAAAGCACCAGCGACTTCCTTACTAATCACTACCTCAGTTTCCTGCGCATCGCCAATTCACAGCTAGCTGGCTTGGGCACTGGAGTCCAGATCTATGGGGTATTTGAACTAAACAACAGCACTTTCCTGATGGCAGCTGTAAAGCGGGGTCACGGGCAGTATGTCAATCCGAGTGGAGTCGCCACTTTCTTCCAGAGCATCAAAGAGATTCTGCACAGACAAAATGGAGTTAAGATTGACTCTGTGGACTATGATCCCTGCTCCCACAATCCGTGTCAAAATGGGGGGAGCTGCAAGAGGCGGCTGGGTGTTGGTCCAGACATGAAGACGGAGGAGAGTGTCCCGGTCATCCTCGTCTCAAATCGCCCCCTACAGCCATACGCGTGTAACTGCAGGCCAGGTTATGCCGGTGCCCTCTGCGAGACTGACATCGATGAGTGCCAGCCGACACCTTGCCACAATGGAGGAACTTGCCAAAACCTGGTCGGTGGATTCTCTTGCTCCTGTCCAGAAGGTTTCACTGGGATGGCTTGTGAGAGGGACATCAATGAGTGCCTTTCGAACCCCTGCCAGAATGGGGCACTATGCCAGAATTACCCCGGGGGCTTTAACTGCCTGTGCAAATCTGGATTTGCAG GGAAAGCCTGTGAGACCATCATCAATTACTGTGAGTGTAACCCCTGTTTTAATGGGGGTTCCTGCCAGAACCGGGTGGAAGGCTATTACTGTCACTGTCCTTTTG GTGTGTTTGGAAAGCACTGTGAACTGAACAGCTACGGATTTGAGGAGCTGTCTTTCATGGAGTTCCCCAGCCTCGACCCTAACAACAACTACATCTACATCAAGTTTGCCACGTTGAAGGAAAACGCCCTGCTCTTGTACAATCATGACAACCAGACCGGCGACAAGGCGGAGTTCCTGGCCCTCGAGATCTTAGAGGGCAGAATGAGGTTTTCGTTTAACTTGGGGAGCGGCACATACAAGCTCATGACCACCATCAGGATCTCAGATGGACAGTTCCACACGGTCATCGCCAGGAGGGCAGGAATG GCTGCGTCTCTCACTGTGGACCTGTGTGGAGAGGAACAGGAACCGGGATACTGTGCCGTCAGCAATGTGGCTGTTCATACTGACTG GATTCTGGATGTCCAGCCGAACCGTCTGTCTGTTGGAGGCGTTCGCTCGATTGAAGCCCTCCTGCATCGTCGAGGTCAGGTGGCCACGCATGACTTTGTGGGGTGCATCATGGAGTTTGCTGTCAATGGACGTCCGCTGGAACCGTCTCAAGCTCTGGCTTCACACGGCATCCTGGACAG ATGTCCAAGGTTAGAGGGTGTGTGTGTCGCCGAGCCCTGCAGACACGGTGGGACGTGTCTGGACATGTGGTCATCGCAGCAGTGCCAGTGTATGGAGGGTTTCACTGGACACACCTGTGAGAAAT aCATCACTGCAGATACGGCTCTGTCTCTGGACGGTTCGGGTCGTTTGGACTATGGTTTGAGTCAGACTCGCAAGAGAGATGTGTTGTTGGCACGAGCGCTGCAGGACCCCGGCCGACCCATCCCAGAATACAGCAGCTTGGAGCTGAAGTTCCGCACTCGCAGTGGCTCGGGAACGCTGCTGCACGCACAGGAGAGCTCCAACTACACCACCATCAGG cTGAAGAACGGTCTGCTGCAGTACGTGTCTGACGCCGGTGTCGCTGGTAAGGTGGAGAGGATTGTGGGAGATGTTGTTCTGTCCGACGGTCAATGGCACACACTCCTGCTTCAGAGAAACGGATCATCCACCGTTCTGCGGATCGACGAGTCCAGCTCGAAAGTCATTCTGCACAATACACAGGACTTTGGAGGGATCGATGTCCACACACTGTCTCTCGGGGGCGTCCCAGCCCGACCAACACAACAGAAACTCATCCCAG GTTTTGATGGGTGTTATGCCTATGTGAAATATAACGGAGAGATGCTCCCCTTCAGTGGTGAACACAGGACCGTCTCCATCTCAAAGACTGATCCTTCTGTGAAGATCGGCTGTCGTGGCCCTAATCTATGTGAGAGTAGCCCATGCTGGGACGGGCTGATGTGCGTAAACCAGTGGTACACCTACCAATGTGTCCCGCCGGGCGACTGCACCTCGAATCCCTGCCAGCACGGTGGCAGTTGTGTGCCCGGCGCTCGTGGAGGCTTCACCTGTGCGTGTGAGGAGTCCTACACGGGCAGAGTCTGCGAGAGCCTGGTGGCCTGTCTCGGAGTCCGGTGTCCACAGGGTAACGAGTGTAAGCTGGGAGCCAATGGAGGGTTCATCTGTAGTCCAAGCCCCACCACCGAGGAGATGGTTCTGCCCATCTGGGCCGTTCCTGCAATAGTAGGCAGCTGCGCGACTGTTTTGGCGTTGGTGGTTTTGAGTCTCATCCTGTGCAACCACTGCAAGGGCCGCAAGAATACCAAAGTGCCAAAGGATGAGAAGAAAACaaaggaaaagaagaagaaaaagaaaaagaaaggcagTGAGAATGTGGCGTTCGATGATCCGGACAACATTCCGCCTTACGCAGACGATATGACAGTCCGAAAACAGCCAGAGGGAAACCCCAAACCTGACATCATAGAGCGAGAGAACCCTTACCTGATCTACGATGAAACCGACATTCCGCACAACAACGAAACCATTCCCAGCGCTCCCTGTGCTCCGTGTGCAGGACCAGAGGCAGATATGGAACACTACGACATTGACAACGCCAGCAGCATTGCTCCATCAGATGCAGACATCATCCAGCACTACAAACACTTCCGAAGCCATACTCCCAAGTTTTCCATTCAGCGCCACAGTCCACTGGGATTTGCTCGCCAGTCCCCTCTTCCTCTAGGTGCCACAAGCTACACTTATCAGCCGACCTACACCCAGGGGCTCCGCTCCACCCCTCTCAGCCATTCAGCTTGCCCCACGCCCAATCCCCTGTCCCGTCACAGCCCAGCACCCTTCAACAAGCCACCCTCCTTCTACCGCAACACTCCCACCCGTGAACTCAACTTGGCACGCCGTGAGGGAAGCCCTCTAGATTTCCACGGCGATGTGTGCCAGCCTGGTATGTTCAACTATGCCACCCGATTGGGAAGGCGCAGCAAGAGCCCTCAAACCATGGCGGGCCACGGCTCTCGGCCTGGGAGTCGTCTTAAACAGCCAATCGAGCAGATTCCCCTGGAGAGCGGCCCTCCTGTGGGGTTGTCCATAGAGGAGGTGGAACGCCTCAACACACCTCGACCCAGGAATCCCAGCATCTGCAGCGCCGATCACGGGCGCTCTTCATCTGAGGAAGACTGCCGTCGACCGCTCTCACGTGTCAGGAACCCTGCGGATGGCATCCCTGCTCCGGAATCCTCCTCCGAGAGCGACTCCCATGACTCCTTCACCTGCTCGGAGATGGAGTACGATCGCGAGAAACCAGTTTCTTATAGTTCTCGCATGCCCAAGCTCTCGCAGGTCAACGAATCGGACGCTGATGATGAGGATCATGGAGGGAGGATGCGACAGAGGCGATACTCCAGCCGACGTGCGGAGGGGGGGCCGGCAAGCGGCCACAACACTCTATCAGAGTATCAGCACCACACACTACCCCATAAACTGGGACAAGGGTCCAATAATTTCAACTGGGACAACCTACTGAACTGGGGTCCGGGGTTCACCCACTACGTGGATGTTTTTAAAGACTTAGCACTGCTACCAGAGAACTCTGCTGCTAAAGACATTGAAATGAAGAGTGGCGATGGCTCCATCACGATTCTGAATGAGGGCGAAACCGAGCAGTACGTATGA